From the Halodesulfovibrio sp. MK-HDV genome, the window CTTCGGGAATCATTCTCTTGCCGATGTCATGCAAGATGGCACCAAGGCCAAATTGTACCATGTCCCGTTCTGCAAACGAATATGTCTGGAGGATGAGTTGGGAATAGACAAAGACGTGAAGTGAGTGTGAATACGTTTGATAATCGTGGGCGATAATTGAACCCATAGTTTTGAGTGAATTTTCCAGAGTAAGAAAACTTACACCTTTGGTCACAAATTCGAAGACTCTGTTGAACTCGCCTCGGTCTATACCCGGAGGAAGTTCCTCTGTGAAAATTTCTTCTACGATTTCAAGTGAAGTTTCGTAAAAAAGTTGCGCTCTTGTTGGTCTTGGAATTTTTTCATCGAGAAGTGTTTCGCCGAGATGTGAAGTGATGTGATCAAAATACTCTGGTCGTTGGTCATGCCGGATGTAAACATTTTTCCGTCCGCTGTTGAGCAGGATTCTTTCATGATGCTCAGTAAAGCTGTCTCCAGCTTTGGCATACAGTGCAAAAGAATCATCACTGCGGATATAAATGTCGTAGTTCCCACGGGTCGAACGCAAGACCAGTGAAGGCAAGACGGGGAAAAAGTCGTGCGACAATTCCTCTCTGGGAGGTGCTTGGGGAACAGCTTGTGTCATTACCTGATGTAGCCTGTAAGGTTGTAAGCACAAATGTTACAAACATGAGTATGCAGCTTAGCTTTGGGGAAGCATGAGCAGTATGCCTGGCGCGGAGAGAACAAGGGGGAATTTATTCGCACCGTAAATGTCCGTAACATCATTCTGTGTGCTTAAGTTAGAACGCCCTCACCAACTTTTTTTGTTGTGATGCTATGTTTTCCTGTTACAGGTATGGCTTTATTATTCTGCACTGCTGGGGAGGAGTGAAAATGTAAGCACATAGCATAAAGCTGGTGAGTATCACCTATTTTCTATCCCTTGTTGAGCCAACAAAGGATTATTCTAACCTTTTAAAACACATTCAATTTAGTTAACTCTGTATGAAAATGTTAACTAACAGTGAACAACTGTATGGTTGATTCAGTAACCAACTGTGAAGGGTGAAAGTGAAAACACAGTGTGAAGCTATGCTTGATTCATTTTAACGCAAGTCTTATGACAAAACAAAATTACAAAAGAGTAACCGCATGTTGCGCTAACTTTTGTTGTTTGTCTACGACCAATTTTTTGCAATATGCAAAAGTATTATCGTTGTTTAAATATTTTACTATAGTTTTTTGGAAACAAAAAAACATTACCAATACCTGTTTTGTTTTTTACAACACTTAAAGAATTTTAATGTAAAATTTTTATACATTTTCTGTTGCTGATGTCTTAAAATGAATACGTATTTATTCGTTTATCACATATGTTCTGCACAAAATTAAAAAGTAATAGTGGTTTTCTATTAATTGTAGAAAGAAGCTATGTGTCAGTAAATAAAACGAATTTGAACATCGTTGGAGCTTGTTTTTACTTTTTTGTACAATACTTTTTTTTATGTTCAGGCAATACTTTTTATTTTTTAATACAGTTTTTTTGAATTGGTACGGCTAGAGAATGTGATGTTATATTGAATAATACAACTTCAGTTGGAATTTTAATATTCTTTGAAAAGGCAAAAATGTTTTTCTAAGTTATTATAATATTATGATATAAAAAGATTATTTGATTTTTAAACCAAAGTCTAGAATCTATGCAGTCTGTGTATATTTTTTATTTCTAAAGTGATGACGATGAGAAAAAGACCCCTGAAAATGGGACGTGCAGTCTTTTTGCTAATTTACAGGTTAAGTTAAATCAATTTACGTATGTGGAATTGTACAGATGATGCTACTTTTTATGAATGGAAAAGAATGTACAGGTTCAGGGCAGTAAGCATGTAAAAAGGACTCGCTGAGTAGGGGGGAGATTTTTCATTGCAGCTTGAAATATGCTGATTGAACTTTTCATCAATCATTCGTTATTTCTAATAGGTATAATGGGTTGGAGAAAAAACAAGCATGCATGGACTGCATTTTGATAACATGGTGTTTCAAAAAAATGTGGTAGGGTATACTGATTTCTTGTTTTCACAGTACCGAGTGATTTTTTCAAAAAAGAACAAACACTGTACAAAATGAAGATGCATATTATTTATATGTCCAACATGTTTG encodes:
- a CDS encoding HD-GYP domain-containing protein, with the translated sequence MSHDFFPVLPSLVLRSTRGNYDIYIRSDDSFALYAKAGDSFTEHHERILLNSGRKNVYIRHDQRPEYFDHITSHLGETLLDEKIPRPTRAQLFYETSLEIVEEIFTEELPPGIDRGEFNRVFEFVTKGVSFLTLENSLKTMGSIIAHDYQTYSHSLHVFVYSQLILQTYSFAERDMVQFGLGAILHDIGKRMIPEAILNKPGTLTTIEREHINTHPVHGAGVCARLPLSQDALNCILFHHEKLDGSGYPCGLKEPDIPLPVRAVTIADIYDAIRSSRPYSDGTDAFRTLRIMKEEMPTQIDMNVFKRFIQILSGNGII